One window from the genome of Mucilaginibacter ginsenosidivorans encodes:
- a CDS encoding ABC transporter substrate-binding protein encodes MKILKYLPLVFILGLVLSCNSKKSDVPVVGFVDAFEDATISQARTGFTDALKKSGFSEDQHTVKIEYRNAQGDIPTLTQIVNQFVSEKVDLMGTCTTLSTVSALQKTKTIPIFAMVSPTPERMNVVSSTGEAPANLFGAVEELAYIDTSFNIIPKLLKPKGSKLVIGMIYNQSEPQSADAMNRIKSLADKANVTLIALPLNSSADAQLVTKSLLGKNIDAFFANPDNTVFASFETILKSCNQANVPIFTSEAGLVKRGAVAAFGADIYQWGYQAGEQAAQFLKMHKTDGLKWEMVKVRKRVYNPEAAKKYNITVPLNFEAVK; translated from the coding sequence ATGAAGATCTTGAAATACCTGCCCTTAGTTTTTATACTCGGCCTTGTTTTATCTTGTAATTCGAAAAAAAGCGATGTACCCGTTGTGGGATTTGTGGACGCCTTTGAGGACGCCACGATATCGCAGGCACGTACCGGGTTTACGGATGCTCTAAAAAAGAGTGGTTTCAGCGAGGATCAGCATACTGTAAAAATAGAATACCGCAACGCCCAGGGCGATATTCCGACGCTTACCCAGATCGTCAACCAATTTGTATCGGAGAAAGTGGACCTGATGGGTACGTGCACTACCTTATCAACGGTTTCGGCCCTGCAAAAAACCAAGACCATTCCAATTTTCGCCATGGTTTCGCCCACGCCGGAAAGGATGAACGTGGTAAGCTCAACCGGTGAGGCGCCAGCAAACCTGTTCGGCGCGGTGGAGGAACTGGCTTACATCGATACATCGTTCAATATCATTCCCAAACTTTTAAAACCGAAGGGTAGTAAGCTGGTTATCGGTATGATCTATAATCAATCGGAACCTCAGTCGGCAGATGCGATGAACCGCATCAAATCGCTGGCGGATAAGGCAAATGTTACTTTGATTGCGCTTCCGCTTAACTCATCGGCCGATGCGCAGCTGGTGACCAAATCGTTACTCGGCAAAAATATCGACGCTTTTTTTGCGAATCCGGATAATACTGTATTTGCTTCGTTCGAAACCATATTGAAAAGCTGTAACCAGGCCAATGTACCCATCTTCACTAGCGAGGCCGGTTTGGTAAAGCGTGGCGCTGTCGCCGCATTTGGAGCGGATATTTATCAGTGGGGCTACCAGGCAGGCGAACAGGCCGCTCAATTTTTGAAAATGCACAAAACCGATGGATTGAAATGGGAAATGGTAAAAGTGCGCAAGCGCGTTTATAATCCCGAAGCGGCAAAAAAGTATAATATCACCGTTCCGCTTAATTTCGAAGCTGTTAAATAA
- a CDS encoding nuclear transport factor 2 family protein yields the protein MKKLILIALLAFLGIEVSHAQTAPYKAAYSSNFKIADASYSNKVLTLWKDYENNTLDNHLEWFADTVSMTLADGRTVKGKAENLAGVKAFRGSLKDMKVTIDAFVSLKSVDHNENVVCVWGEEQYTDANGKAVKVSIQEVWGFNRDGKIAMMLQYAQGGGGM from the coding sequence ATGAAAAAACTGATCTTGATTGCTTTACTGGCTTTTCTCGGTATTGAGGTAAGCCATGCGCAAACCGCACCGTACAAAGCGGCTTATTCATCCAATTTTAAAATTGCCGATGCATCTTACTCGAACAAGGTGTTAACGCTTTGGAAGGACTACGAAAACAATACACTGGATAACCATTTGGAATGGTTTGCCGACACGGTATCCATGACGCTTGCTGACGGCCGTACGGTAAAAGGAAAGGCGGAAAACCTGGCAGGTGTCAAGGCCTTCAGGGGTTCGCTTAAGGATATGAAAGTTACGATAGACGCCTTTGTTAGTTTAAAAAGCGTGGATCATAATGAAAACGTGGTTTGCGTGTGGGGAGAAGAACAATATACCGATGCCAACGGAAAGGCTGTTAAGGTTAGCATACAGGAAGTGTGGGGATTCAACAGGGATGGTAAAATAGCTATGATGCTGCAATATGCCCAGGGCGGCGGGGGAATGTGA
- a CDS encoding methionine aminotransferase → MISVNSKLPQAGTTIFTVMSALANEVGAINLSQGFPDYDTSPELIELVNQAMKSGFNQYAPMAGYMPLREELSRKTEKLYGAYYNPDTEITITAGGTQALYTAIATVINPNDEVIIFEPAFDCYAPAIKVAGGIVKALELEPPDYRIRWDMVKRLVNSRTKMIILNSPHNPTATILHQEDIDALTAIVKNRDIFILSDEVYEHLIYDGEAHHSMAQYPELRERSFVIASFGKPFHATGWKVGYCMAPAVLMSEFRKIHQFLVFAVNAPMQAGIAEYLKNESHYLELPGFFQQKRDYFRKGLESTRFELLPCAGSYFQSVKYERITDEKDADFAMRLVKDFGVAVIPVSAFYGRGTDHHVLRFCFAKRQETLDNAVERLIKV, encoded by the coding sequence ATGATATCTGTTAATTCAAAATTACCGCAGGCAGGCACTACTATTTTCACTGTGATGTCGGCACTGGCCAATGAAGTTGGGGCTATCAACCTGTCGCAGGGGTTCCCTGATTATGACACATCGCCCGAACTGATAGAGCTGGTGAACCAGGCCATGAAAAGCGGATTCAACCAATACGCACCTATGGCCGGCTATATGCCGCTGCGCGAGGAACTCAGCCGTAAAACCGAAAAACTTTATGGTGCATATTACAATCCCGATACCGAAATAACCATTACTGCAGGCGGCACCCAGGCCTTATATACTGCCATCGCTACCGTAATTAACCCGAACGACGAGGTCATCATCTTTGAGCCTGCTTTCGATTGCTATGCTCCGGCTATTAAAGTTGCGGGGGGTATTGTGAAGGCCCTGGAACTGGAGCCGCCAGACTACCGGATCCGGTGGGATATGGTAAAAAGACTGGTGAACAGCCGCACCAAAATGATCATCCTCAACTCGCCGCATAACCCGACGGCGACAATTCTTCATCAGGAAGATATCGACGCACTTACTGCGATAGTTAAAAACCGGGATATTTTTATCCTGAGCGACGAGGTATACGAACATCTGATCTACGATGGCGAGGCTCACCATAGTATGGCCCAATACCCCGAATTGAGGGAACGCAGTTTTGTAATCGCATCTTTCGGCAAGCCGTTTCACGCTACCGGCTGGAAAGTGGGTTATTGCATGGCTCCTGCGGTTTTAATGAGCGAATTCCGCAAGATACACCAGTTCCTTGTTTTTGCCGTTAACGCGCCTATGCAGGCCGGCATTGCCGAATATTTAAAAAATGAAAGTCATTACCTGGAACTTCCGGGCTTTTTTCAGCAAAAACGCGACTATTTCCGGAAAGGCCTGGAAAGCACCCGGTTCGAACTATTGCCATGTGCCGGATCATACTTTCAATCGGTTAAATATGAACGCATTACTGACGAAAAAGATGCCGACTTTGCCATGCGGCTTGTTAAAGATTTCGGTGTGGCAGTTATACCGGTTTCGGCCTTTTACGGCCGTGGCACCGACCATCATGTTTTGAGATTTTGTTTTGCGAAAAGGCAAGAAACTTTAGATAATGCCGTTGAAAGATTGATAAAAGTGTAA
- a CDS encoding amidohydrolase encodes MENLKVSLFQGYLFWENIDKNLQNIGLRLNGGIREKTDLIILPEMFSTGFTMNAAPLAEPMNGKTMHWMHKIAKQFDCVVTGSIIITEGGKCYNRLIWMTSDGTYNYYDKRHLFTLAKEHQTYTAGKKKLIVELKGWRICPVICYDLRFPVWLRNVNAVYDLLIVVANWPERRALHWRTLIPARAVENQAYVIGLNRVGHDGNEIYHSGDSTCISPNGNVVYYKRDEEDVYTFTIMADEVEKTRRTLPFLKDADTFHIDD; translated from the coding sequence ATGGAAAACCTTAAGGTCAGCCTTTTCCAGGGATATTTGTTTTGGGAAAATATCGATAAAAATCTGCAAAATATTGGTTTGAGGCTGAACGGCGGTATTCGCGAAAAGACGGACCTGATCATCCTGCCCGAGATGTTCAGCACGGGTTTTACTATGAATGCTGCTCCGCTGGCCGAGCCGATGAACGGCAAAACCATGCACTGGATGCATAAAATAGCCAAACAGTTTGACTGTGTGGTTACCGGCAGCATTATTATTACCGAGGGTGGCAAATGCTATAACCGCCTGATATGGATGACCTCCGACGGCACCTATAATTATTACGACAAGCGCCACCTGTTTACTTTGGCAAAAGAACATCAAACCTATACCGCCGGCAAAAAGAAGCTGATAGTTGAGTTGAAGGGCTGGAGAATTTGCCCGGTCATTTGCTACGATCTGCGTTTCCCGGTTTGGCTGCGCAATGTTAATGCCGTTTATGATCTGCTCATCGTAGTGGCCAATTGGCCCGAGCGGCGGGCGCTGCACTGGCGCACCCTGATACCAGCCCGCGCCGTGGAGAACCAGGCATACGTTATTGGCCTGAACCGTGTAGGGCACGACGGTAACGAAATATACCATTCAGGCGACTCGACCTGCATTAGTCCCAACGGTAACGTGGTTTACTACAAACGCGACGAAGAAGACGTCTATACATTTACCATTATGGCCGATGAGGTTGAAAAAACACGCCGCACCCTCCCCTTCCTGAAGGATGCCGACACTTTTCATATCGACGATTGA
- a CDS encoding GH92 family glycosyl hydrolase — translation MRISNRALLLLFPVLCSSAVVSAQKKKLNDYTKLVNPFIGTGGHGHTYPGAVVPFGMVQLSPDTRLTGWDGCSGYYFTDTVVYGFSHTHLSGTGIADYCDVLFMPTTGEPQFKNTDYMSGFSKKNESASPGYYKTRLDKYNIGVELTATKRVGVHRYDYPRTSQANIIIDLQHRDEVLDSWIEVVNDHEIRGLRRSRSWAKDQYVYFYAKFSKSFKTYGMALNDQLQPGQSKVQGKNVKMYIQFDNPGDVVSKVGISSVSAEGALKNLDAEVPDFDFKKIEKQAKADWNNELNKIQVEGGAPPVSSQARSPQGPPGYDRPQQKNQAKAVDQSKVKQTIFYTALYHCMSAPNIYSDVDGQYRGLDQKIHKADGFDYYTVFSLWDTFRAEDPLFTIIDKKRTLDFIKSFLAMYEQGGLLPIWPLGSDETYCMVGNHSIPVIVDAYAKGIRGFDAEEAFTAMKAAVNRDQFGLDSYRKHGAVLADDEHESVSKTLDYAYDDWCIAQMAKMLNKPQDYAVFIKRAQYWKNIINDQNGFAQARVNGGWYMPFEPTEINNNYTEGNGWQYSFLVPQDVDGLIKRMGGRDKFEEKLDELFTTDAKLSGKDQPDVSGLIGQYAHGNEPSHHIAYLYNFTNSPYKTQSYINRILKDKYSVLPDGLSGNEDCGQMSAWYVMSSLGLYTIEPGQTQYQVGLPQFDKATIYLENGKKFTITNSGTGVSFQNIYLQGMTLNNNPYNKLYVEDKDIQSGGTWDVYTGRLANKLFLQDLVKPSSSITDSLIVSNPYFSNSSPSFKKPFDLDIKSADADAKIYYTLDGSVPTASSTPYSKPINISANTTVKAIAIKNGKPSFVDEGTFVKIRDDIKLKLLTKYLPNYAAEGDESLINGLHGTANWRTGHWQGYQGTDLEAVIDMGQVKPVKKVSLGTLQDSRSWIVFPKQVEYYTSDDGVNYKLAATVNTKVDIKDLNVQTQTFTANLDLNARYIKVIATQYGPLPDWHEGKGQPSYIFVDEITIE, via the coding sequence ATGAGAATTTCAAATCGCGCCCTGCTCCTCTTGTTTCCTGTTCTGTGTTCATCTGCCGTTGTTTCTGCCCAAAAAAAGAAGCTTAACGATTATACCAAATTGGTAAACCCTTTTATTGGCACCGGGGGGCATGGCCATACCTATCCGGGTGCGGTTGTTCCTTTCGGTATGGTACAGTTAAGTCCCGATACCCGCCTTACCGGCTGGGACGGCTGTTCCGGTTACTATTTTACCGATACAGTTGTTTATGGCTTTTCGCATACACATTTAAGTGGCACCGGCATAGCCGATTATTGCGACGTTTTGTTTATGCCAACCACCGGCGAGCCGCAATTTAAGAACACCGACTACATGTCGGGTTTTAGCAAAAAAAATGAAAGCGCTTCGCCGGGGTATTATAAGACCAGGTTAGACAAGTACAATATAGGTGTCGAACTTACTGCCACTAAACGCGTGGGTGTACATCGCTACGATTATCCCCGCACTTCGCAGGCAAATATCATTATCGACCTGCAGCACCGTGACGAGGTACTGGATTCGTGGATAGAAGTGGTGAACGATCACGAGATCAGGGGGCTTCGCCGCTCGAGATCATGGGCTAAGGACCAGTACGTTTACTTTTATGCCAAATTCTCGAAATCTTTTAAAACCTACGGTATGGCACTTAACGATCAGTTGCAGCCGGGCCAGAGCAAAGTACAGGGTAAAAATGTGAAGATGTATATCCAGTTCGATAACCCCGGCGATGTGGTATCAAAAGTAGGCATCTCGTCTGTAAGCGCCGAAGGGGCCTTAAAAAACCTGGATGCCGAAGTACCAGACTTCGATTTTAAAAAAATAGAAAAACAAGCGAAGGCCGACTGGAACAACGAACTAAACAAGATACAAGTTGAAGGTGGCGCGCCGCCGGTATCGTCACAGGCGCGCAGCCCACAAGGCCCTCCCGGGTACGACCGTCCGCAGCAAAAAAATCAAGCTAAAGCAGTTGACCAAAGCAAAGTCAAACAAACCATATTCTATACCGCGCTATATCATTGCATGTCGGCGCCCAATATTTATAGCGATGTTGACGGACAGTACCGCGGTCTCGATCAAAAGATACACAAAGCCGACGGCTTTGATTATTATACCGTCTTTTCTTTGTGGGATACTTTCAGGGCGGAGGATCCTTTGTTTACGATCATCGACAAAAAACGCACGCTCGATTTCATCAAAAGTTTCCTGGCAATGTACGAACAGGGTGGGCTGTTGCCGATATGGCCGCTGGGGTCCGACGAGACTTATTGTATGGTGGGCAACCATTCAATCCCTGTCATTGTCGACGCCTATGCAAAGGGCATTCGTGGTTTTGACGCCGAAGAGGCCTTTACCGCAATGAAGGCCGCCGTGAACCGCGACCAGTTCGGGTTGGATAGCTACCGTAAGCATGGCGCCGTGTTAGCTGACGACGAGCACGAATCGGTATCTAAAACACTGGATTATGCCTACGACGACTGGTGCATTGCTCAAATGGCAAAAATGCTGAATAAACCACAGGATTATGCCGTGTTCATCAAACGGGCTCAATACTGGAAGAACATCATTAACGATCAGAATGGTTTTGCGCAGGCCCGGGTAAATGGCGGCTGGTATATGCCTTTCGAACCTACCGAGATCAATAATAATTATACCGAAGGCAATGGATGGCAGTATTCATTCCTGGTACCGCAGGATGTTGATGGCTTGATAAAACGCATGGGGGGCCGCGATAAATTTGAAGAGAAACTGGATGAATTGTTTACCACAGATGCAAAATTAAGCGGCAAAGACCAGCCCGACGTTTCAGGTTTGATCGGCCAGTATGCACACGGTAACGAACCCAGCCATCACATTGCGTACCTGTATAATTTCACCAATTCGCCCTATAAAACGCAATCCTATATCAACAGGATATTGAAAGATAAATATAGCGTCCTGCCCGACGGTTTGTCCGGTAACGAGGATTGCGGGCAAATGTCGGCCTGGTATGTGATGAGTTCGCTGGGGCTATATACGATTGAACCAGGTCAAACACAATACCAAGTGGGCCTGCCGCAGTTTGATAAGGCCACTATCTACCTCGAAAACGGAAAGAAATTCACTATAACAAATTCGGGTACCGGGGTAAGTTTTCAAAACATCTACCTGCAGGGAATGACGTTGAATAACAACCCTTATAATAAACTTTACGTGGAAGATAAGGATATACAAAGTGGCGGCACGTGGGATGTATATACCGGGCGCCTTGCCAATAAGCTTTTCCTGCAAGACCTGGTAAAACCCTCCTCGTCCATCACCGACAGCCTCATCGTATCGAACCCCTATTTTTCTAACTCGTCGCCAAGCTTCAAAAAGCCTTTCGACCTGGATATCAAATCGGCTGATGCGGATGCTAAGATTTATTACACACTTGATGGGTCAGTGCCTACTGCTAGTTCGACCCCTTACAGCAAACCGATAAATATATCGGCCAACACTACGGTGAAAGCCATTGCAATTAAAAATGGGAAGCCCAGCTTCGTGGATGAAGGAACGTTTGTCAAAATACGCGACGACATCAAGTTAAAGCTGCTTACCAAATACCTGCCCAACTACGCTGCTGAAGGCGATGAAAGCCTTATCAATGGCCTGCACGGGACGGCAAACTGGCGTACGGGCCACTGGCAGGGATACCAGGGCACCGATCTGGAGGCTGTAATAGACATGGGCCAGGTGAAACCGGTTAAAAAGGTCAGCCTCGGCACGCTGCAGGATAGCCGTTCGTGGATCGTATTTCCTAAACAGGTAGAATACTATACCTCAGATGATGGGGTCAATTATAAACTGGCTGCGACGGTAAATACTAAAGTTGATATTAAGGACCTGAACGTGCAAACGCAAACCTTTACCGCAAACCTTGATCTGAATGCCAGGTACATCAAAGTAATAGCCACACAGTATGGTCCCCTGCCCGACTGGCATGAAGGTAAGGGCCAGCCTTCCTATATTTTTGTGGATGAAATAACCATCGAATAG
- a CDS encoding polyphosphate kinase 2 family protein encodes MKNLTDRFRITGDKKFSLRAFDTAYASDYKKEDAEIILGDLIKQTAEVETELYASNRYALLIIFQAMDAAGKDSAIKHTMSGLNPQGCQVYSFKQPSVAEYDHDFLWRHYIALPERGRIGIFNRSHYENVLVTRVHPELLVKESLPETNGLEKMGKDFWKQRYESIRDFEKHLHRNGTIIIKFFLHVSKAEQKKRFLERIEDPAKNWKFSAADVEERKYWDQYMDAYETAIRETATPENPWYVIPADKKWFTRIAISTTILDILTNLKLKYPVLPGEELKKLQSMKQKLEKE; translated from the coding sequence ATGAAAAATCTTACTGACCGGTTCAGGATCACCGGTGATAAGAAATTCTCGCTGCGCGCCTTTGATACCGCTTATGCGTCGGATTATAAAAAGGAGGATGCAGAAATAATACTCGGCGACCTGATAAAGCAGACGGCCGAAGTTGAGACGGAATTGTATGCATCAAACCGCTATGCTTTACTGATCATTTTCCAGGCAATGGACGCCGCTGGTAAGGATAGCGCTATTAAACACACCATGTCGGGCCTTAACCCGCAGGGCTGCCAGGTTTACAGCTTTAAACAGCCGAGTGTTGCGGAATATGATCATGATTTTTTATGGCGGCATTATATTGCTTTACCCGAACGCGGCAGAATAGGAATATTTAACCGGTCGCATTACGAAAATGTCCTGGTTACCAGGGTACATCCCGAACTGCTGGTGAAAGAGAGCCTGCCGGAAACCAATGGCTTAGAAAAGATGGGTAAGGATTTTTGGAAACAACGGTATGAGAGCATCCGCGATTTTGAAAAACACCTGCATCGCAACGGGACAATCATCATCAAGTTCTTTTTGCACGTTTCGAAAGCAGAGCAAAAGAAACGGTTCCTCGAACGGATTGAGGACCCGGCCAAGAACTGGAAGTTTTCCGCGGCAGACGTGGAGGAGCGAAAATACTGGGATCAATATATGGATGCTTATGAAACCGCAATAAGAGAAACCGCCACCCCCGAAAATCCCTGGTACGTTATTCCTGCGGATAAAAAATGGTTTACACGCATAGCCATATCAACCACAATACTGGATATTTTGACAAACCTGAAATTGAAATATCCCGTTCTGCCCGGCGAGGAACTGAAAAAATTACAGTCGATGAAGCAAAAGCTGGAAAAAGAATAG
- a CDS encoding penicillin-binding protein 1A has translation MFREIKNRFLRYTVILIYSIIIFFCAIELNFLWLFGYSPTMDDIKNPTMSVVSEVYYSDGKLIGRYYKENRSPVEFNKISPDLIHALVATEDVRFYNHSGVDFYGFLTSMLSTAKGDRRGGSTITQQLAKNLFETRKKKSQGVIKHVPFIRTLVFKCKEWLTALEIEHVYTKQQILTLYFNTVPFGNNSFGIKAASLKYFDKSPDSISQSQSAMLIGMLKATSTYNPIRNPERSTERRNIVLAQMQKYGYITKAQYEDDIKQPLNLDLSYVEDESAGDSYLREAVEKWLDKWCKDKGYNLYEDGLKIYTTIDSRLQQYAEEAVAEKMKMLQKRFYNLWGNKVPWRDLSGNIITDFILKNEQRLPIYKLLDKKYHGDTTQIQEYFEKKKKMRIFSWNGDRDTLFSTVDSIKYYAKILNTGMMTIEPSSGKIKVWVGGIDHRFFNYDHVNQSKRQAGSTFKPFAYVTALDNGFTPCDKFTDRPVSIKFMDNGKPDVWEPQNADFHFSYMDMSLRWAMGKSVNSITAQVTEKVGWDKVVDYAHKCGIESPLKSVPSVSLGTNDVSVYEMVRAYSTFLNKGERIDPILVSKIVDQDGEVVAEFTSKKERVLSEETAWLMLYMFRGGMDEPGGTSQALWEYPGLWKKNNNQIGGKTGTSSKYVDGWYMGITKDLVTGVWVGCDDRSVHFTSSETGEGSHTALPIFGRFMEKVYADPKSGYTPGPFPKPWVKITKQYDCPSPHIETDTLTADSLDMPLDTLQTPQVKEEDPENKKPPEQQNR, from the coding sequence ATGTTCCGGGAAATAAAAAACAGGTTTCTTCGCTATACTGTTATCTTAATCTATTCCATAATCATCTTTTTCTGCGCTATCGAACTAAATTTTCTTTGGCTGTTTGGCTATTCGCCAACGATGGACGACATTAAAAACCCAACCATGTCGGTCGTTTCCGAGGTCTATTATTCCGACGGAAAGCTCATCGGCAGGTATTATAAGGAAAACCGCTCCCCGGTAGAGTTCAATAAAATATCCCCCGATCTGATACATGCCCTGGTGGCCACAGAAGACGTGCGCTTTTATAACCACAGCGGTGTCGACTTCTACGGATTTTTAACCAGTATGCTGTCCACCGCCAAAGGCGACAGGCGCGGCGGAAGTACAATTACCCAGCAACTGGCCAAAAACCTTTTCGAAACGCGCAAGAAGAAATCACAGGGGGTTATAAAACACGTACCGTTTATCCGAACGCTTGTTTTTAAATGTAAAGAATGGCTTACAGCGCTGGAGATAGAGCATGTTTATACCAAGCAGCAGATACTCACGCTTTATTTTAACACCGTCCCCTTTGGTAATAATTCATTCGGTATCAAGGCAGCATCGTTAAAGTATTTCGACAAAAGCCCCGATTCGATTTCCCAGAGCCAGTCGGCAATGCTGATAGGTATGTTAAAAGCCACCTCCACTTACAACCCTATCCGTAATCCTGAAAGAAGCACAGAGCGCCGCAACATTGTGCTGGCGCAGATGCAGAAATATGGGTATATCACAAAGGCTCAATACGAAGATGACATTAAACAGCCCCTGAATCTCGATCTGAGTTATGTCGAAGATGAATCGGCCGGCGATTCCTATTTGCGCGAAGCTGTCGAAAAATGGCTCGATAAATGGTGTAAAGATAAAGGCTACAACCTGTACGAGGATGGCCTGAAAATATACACCACTATCGATTCGCGCCTGCAGCAATACGCGGAAGAAGCGGTTGCCGAAAAAATGAAAATGCTGCAAAAACGGTTTTATAATCTATGGGGAAATAAAGTTCCCTGGCGCGATCTGAGCGGCAATATTATCACCGATTTTATTTTGAAGAACGAACAGCGTTTGCCCATCTATAAATTACTCGATAAAAAATATCACGGTGACACTACGCAGATACAGGAGTATTTTGAGAAGAAAAAGAAGATGAGGATATTTTCGTGGAATGGCGACAGGGATACGCTGTTCTCAACCGTCGACTCTATAAAATACTATGCCAAAATACTCAATACAGGCATGATGACCATTGAACCTTCATCGGGTAAAATAAAGGTTTGGGTTGGCGGTATCGATCACCGCTTCTTCAATTACGACCACGTAAACCAGTCCAAACGCCAGGCAGGTTCTACTTTTAAACCATTTGCCTATGTAACCGCGCTCGACAATGGTTTTACACCCTGCGATAAATTCACCGATCGTCCCGTATCCATCAAATTCATGGACAATGGAAAGCCCGACGTATGGGAGCCGCAAAATGCCGATTTTCATTTTAGTTACATGGATATGTCGCTTCGCTGGGCGATGGGAAAATCCGTTAACTCGATAACTGCGCAGGTTACAGAAAAAGTCGGGTGGGATAAGGTGGTGGATTACGCTCATAAATGTGGTATCGAGAGTCCTTTGAAATCTGTGCCTTCGGTTTCATTGGGAACAAATGATGTATCGGTTTACGAGATGGTGAGAGCGTACAGCACTTTCCTGAATAAAGGCGAGCGCATCGACCCTATCCTGGTTAGCAAAATTGTCGACCAGGACGGGGAGGTTGTTGCAGAATTTACGTCGAAAAAAGAAAGGGTATTGAGCGAGGAAACCGCGTGGCTGATGCTTTACATGTTCAGGGGCGGCATGGATGAGCCCGGAGGTACTTCACAGGCTTTATGGGAATACCCGGGATTATGGAAAAAGAATAACAACCAGATCGGCGGCAAAACCGGCACCTCGTCCAAATATGTCGATGGCTGGTACATGGGTATTACCAAAGACCTTGTGACCGGGGTTTGGGTGGGATGTGACGACCGCAGTGTCCATTTCACGAGTTCGGAAACCGGGGAAGGTTCGCACACGGCGCTGCCAATTTTTGGCCGGTTTATGGAGAAGGTTTATGCCGATCCGAAATCGGGTTATACCCCCGGTCCTTTCCCAAAACCCTGGGTTAAGATCACCAAACAGTATGATTGCCCGTCGCCTCATATCGAAACAGATACGTTGACCGCTGACAGCCTGGATATGCCGTTGGATACTTTACAAACTCCCCAGGTAAAAGAGGAAGACCCGGAAAACAAAAAACCGCCCGAGCAGCAAAACCGGTAG